The Cucurbita pepo subsp. pepo cultivar mu-cu-16 chromosome LG15, ASM280686v2, whole genome shotgun sequence genome contains the following window.
CTTGGATTGCCGATGAATTGATGTCACCCACCCCCACAAAGTAGACtcatcattagaaaaaaattgatgccCAGTTTCCGCTTATATCTATGCTACCAAACTAGTCTATATCCAACCACAAATGAACGAACAAAAATTCATGTCGCAAGAATCAGTAAAAATTCTCTGGCTTACCAGGAAATGAAGAGGAGGGTAATGGAGGGTTTTGTGGCGCGGGGGCGGTAGCGGGTGATTCATAGTCAAAACGAGGGCGTTTGGACTCGGCATCGCTCACTAGCTTAGCAACGATTTCCTGAGCTTTTAGCTTAGCCAATTGAATATTCTGTTCGAGCTTGCGCTTGTTAGAGTCAGAGTGAAGCTCTTCTCCGTCATCGGAGTCTTTCATGGCGGTCGGAATCAGGCGAACTCCGGCGCAGAGAGTGAGAGTGAAAGAGGAATGAAGATTCAGCGGTGTGGCGCGGCCGGGAACGATGGTGTAGGGCTTTTTGAGTTCGAATCGCTTCAACGAAATTGGATTTGGAAGGTCTTGTTTATCCCCAAAGTCTTTGTTTAAGTCAAGAACTCActattctccttttttttttttttttttttttttttttttttttttttttttttttttttaNNNNNNNNNNNNNNNNNNNNNNNNNNNNNNNNNNNNNNNNNNNNNNNNNNNNNNNNNNNNNNNNNNNNNNNNNNNNNNNNNNNNNNNNNNNNNNNNNNNNNNNNNNNNNNNNNNNNtttttttttttttttttttttttttttttttttttttttttttttcattaaattacatttccaaatttgtcttttttaatatttataatttattaaaaaatatttttcaattgagTTCGGTTTCTCGTGTCGCCTTCATCTTTCATAAGATCATTGACGGGGTCGACAATGTCAGCTACGACTTATTCATTGTCTTCATGGTTGTTACTCTGTTTGTCATCGCCTGTTTCATGTCATGGCTACCTCGACCATCCTCACGACATGAAAGACGAGGAACACGAGagtatttgtttttgtgcGGGCCCTACTTTCGGGAGCCAAGTTTGTAGCTTTGGGCACGTATGGAAAACGTTTATAATTGTGattgaaatagaaatttgaaagCATATAGACTAAAATAGACGGAATCTCAAACTAGAGGCAAGAAGATAATACAGATATTCAACAATATTTTGGGGGTAATTTGGTAATATGAATTATGgtgaaattattttgaaaattttgattgttcTCGAACATACACAATTCTttagacttcatttaatgctTATCTCGGAGCGTGCTATAAGAACCTATCGACCAGTTCATCCGCTCGATCGATCACTTCATTTTGGTGAAGTCTGCAACGTAATCTGCACAAAAACAAGGATAATTGATCGAAAACAAGTCCATAAGTTACCCAGCTACCAACACGAGAGACGAGAACCAGATAGAACTAAGATGATATCGACATATACAACTCGAGCTAAGCTCAATTGGTCAAGGGGTATACTTTCAGTCAAGAGGTCAGAGGTTTGAATCCCCGACCTCTATATGTCATCAAACTCAAGAAATAAGAAGTAAAAAACTACAAGAGAAGCCAAATAATTCTTGGTACTTGGACTCTCCCGTTCTTGAGAACGCTCGAGCCTAAGCCAACTAAATCGACTCCTAACTTTACCCTTTCTCCCCATAACATCCCTAACCAATTATTACCATACCCTTAATACcctaataacattttttataacaatCCTATAAAAAAGCTACTCTTAAGTTCGACCTTCGTATCGAGGCACCCGAGTCATAACTACTCACATGGAGgtatgaaaaatgaaattagtttCTAAAAAGCATCGAGTCGATTGCTAGTAGTAAAGTAATACCTGGTCCAATGTTCTCTACGCCTTCTTGTTGTGCTTCAGCAGCATCGATGTCTTTCGAGGTCTTCGAAACCAGAGAAACGAAGACCATAGAGTTCTAAACAAACCCCCATTAGCAAAATGCAGTATGAATATCCGACCCCAATATGGATAGTGCGGGCCAGGCAGTTTAACAAGGGCGAAGAACATAGCAATCGTGATCAAATGtcgtggataatatcataccattgtggagagtcgtgttcaccTACTAGGGTGAATAGCAAAAAAGAACTACTGAGGATGTCATCCAGGACTAATAAGACAATGCCTCAAGAAACCTGCTGAATTTCCCACACAGATCATTAATGTAAGTTTGCCGCTACGGTTTAAGGCGTCCGAGACGAAAATGTTTCCTCATAGATGATGTAGATTGTCGAAAACTAGGAAGACTAATGAACCGTGTTCAAACAATCCTTGCAAATATCATTTATGTCGTTTTTGTTTGATGCAATAACAAAGATCAATGTTTggtctgtgagatcccacgtcggttagggaggagaacgaaacattttttataagagtgtggaaacctctccctagcaaacccattttaaaaatcttgaaaggaaatccaaagaggacaatatctgctagcggtgagtttggggcgttacaaatggtatcagagccagacaccgggtgataGTGACAacaaggaggttgagccctgaagggaggtggacacgaggtggtgcaCCAGCAAGGCACTGTGCCAAAGGGGGTGGGGATTGGTtagtcccacgtcgattggagaagagaacgagtgctagcgaggacgctacgccccgaagggggtggattgtgaaatcccacatcggttgaaaaggagaacgaaacatgccctgaagggggtggacacgaggcggtgtgccagcaaggacgttgggtccgaaaggggggtggatcgtgagatcccacatcagttggggaggagaacgaaacatgtcctgaaaggggtggatccaagaatcccacgtcaattggagaagggaacgaatgccaacaaggacgctagacCCCGATAAGAAATGGAtaatgagatcccacatcggttggggaggagaacgaaacattcttataaggatgtggaaacctctcccctagcaaacacattttaaaaaccttgagaggaaacctTAACgaaaagtccaaataggacaatatctgctagcggtaggtttAGGCCGTTACATGGACAATAAACCATCCTGGCGATCCATTCAATTCAACTAAAGTCTCACACAAAATGGAGAGAAGATGCAGAAATCATACCTTAAGAATTGGAGATAGACTCAAAGCTGTCTGTCCCATGACCTTAGCAACGGAGAAGCCGATTATAAGCGGAAACGGGACGATAAGAAGCTTCTTTTGATGCGCACAGTAGGACGTCTCGCTGAGGGAGGTAACGACGAGTAACGGTACACACACGTATTTGATAACCGTCAAACCGAGATCAGCTATAAGCTGGATGAAATTATCCAATGCCTCATTCCAAGGGAAGCGTTTCACTGGCTCTGGTGAGCTTTCCCAAAGCTTTTTTACCCTGTCCTTCAAACTATCCCATCTTACCCTTCCTGAATCGTCTGGTTGTCCTGCAGTCATATTCATAGCACAAGAAACCACAGATCTAGCATTCTGATATCTTTTATGTGGTTTTAAACTCACTTCGTGGCGAACTAAGCTACAATAAGAACAaagtttgtaaacaaattgCTCGATGTAACACGACTCAACTAACGAAGTCTTGACATTACACGTTTGGATAGAAGAATTCAGTTGAAAGAATAGGATTTAGGAAAAAGAACGGGCGACATGTTAGgtatcacgactctccacaatgatatgatattgtccactttgagcataaactctcatggttctgcttttggtttctccaaaaacCCTCGTACAAATTGAGCCTCttctctcaacaatcctcccctcgaacaaagcaccccatagagcctcccctgaggcctatggaacccttgaacagcctccccttaatcgaggctcgattcCTTCTaagagccctcaaacaaagtacaccctttattcgacacttgagtcacttttgaggctcacaacttctttgttcaaaacgtgaggattctattgacatggttaagttaagggcatgactctgatactatgttagggatcacgactctccacaatgacaTGATactgtctactttgagcataagctctcatggctttgcttttggtttcccaaaagacctcataccaatggagatgcaTTCCT
Protein-coding sequences here:
- the LOC111811592 gene encoding uncharacterized protein LOC111811592 isoform X2, with translation MNMTAGQPDDSGRVRWDSLKDRVKKLWESSPEPVKRFPWNEALDNFIQLIADLGLTVIKYVCVPLLVVTSLSETSYCAHQKKLLIVPFPLIIGFSVAKVMGQTALSLSPILKNSMVFVSLVSKTSKDIDAAEAQQEGVENIGPDYVADFTKMK
- the LOC111811592 gene encoding uncharacterized protein LOC111811592 isoform X1 produces the protein MNMTAGQPDDSGRVRWDSLKDRVKKLWESSPEPVKRFPWNEALDNFIQLIADLGLTVIKYVCVPLLVVTSLSETSYCAHQKKLLIVPFPLIIGFSVAKVMGQTALSLSPILKNSMVFVSLVSKTSKDIDAAEAQQEGVENIGPGITLLLAIDSMLFRN